The segment GCCGAAAGTTTCTGCAACAAACAACCTTGCTGGCAGCAGGTGGTTTGATCTTACCCGCATTTGAATCCAATGCATTTTCCATTTTCAACCAACGCACTTCGCCTTCCGACCAGGTAAACATTGCTGCTATTGGTATTAAAGGAATGGGCTGGAGTAACGTAATGGCTGCGTTGAAAATTCCGGGAGTAAATCTTGTTGCAGTATGTGATGTTGATAAATCTGTTATCGATAAACGGCTCGACGAGCTAAGCAAAAAAAATGTAAATACATCCAACATAAAAAAATACGGTGATTACAAGAAGCTGCTTGAGCAGAAAGATGTGGATGCAGTCATCATCGGTACACCCGATCATTGGCATGCACTCATGATGATTCATGCATGCGAAGCCGGTAAAGATGTGTATGTAGAAAAGCCGGTTGGTAATTCCATTGTTGAATGTACCAGAATGGTGGCCGCACAAAAGCGTTACAACAAAATTGTACAGGCGGGGCAATGGCAACGCAGTCAACAGCATTTTAAAGATGCAGTTGATTTTGTACATAGCGGACAATTAGGAAATATCCGTACTGCTAAAGTTTGGTGCTACCAGGGATGGATGAAACCCGGCCCGGTTGTTCCTGATTCTGCACCGCCTGAAGGAGTGGATTATAAACAATGGCTTGGACCTGCCAAAATAAGACCGTTTAACAGCAGCCGCTTTCATTTTAATTTCAGATGGTTTTGGGATTATGCCGGAGGATTGATGACTGACTGGGGCGTGCATCTGTTAGATTATGCATTGATTGGTATGAAAGCCGATTTGCCTATCAGTATTGCGGGGCTTGGTGGAAAATTTGCTTACCCTGATCTGTATGAAGAAACACCTGATACGTTAACTACACTGTATGAGTTTGACAAATTCAACATGGTGTGGGATTCTGCAATGGGTATTGATAATGGTTCTTATGGAAGAGATCATGGCATTGCGTTTATTGGCAATAACGGTACCCTTATTTTAAATCGAGGTGGTTGGGAGGTAATCGAAGAACGTCAAAGCAAAAGTAAAGTGATCATGCCTTTGCAAAAATCTGCAGATAACGGGCTTGATAAACATTGGGTAAATTTTATCGCTGCTGTAAAATCACGCAAGGCAGAAGATCTACATTGTTCTATACAGGCAGGAGCACATGTGGCCACTGTTGCACAAATGGGAAATATTTCTTTCAGAAGCGGAAAGAAATTATTGTGGAATAAAGCCAAAGGAACGTTTACTGATGAAGCGATTAATCAACAATATCTGTTAAGCAAATACCACAACGGTTACGAACTTCCGAAGGTTTAATGTTTATTTCTTTTTCTTATTCACTAATTCATAAGAATGATCGATCCATTCACGAATGAGTTTTGATGGAACAGTTCCATCAACCACAATCGTGTTCCAGTGCTTCTTGTTCATATGCCAGCCGGGCAACACACAACTATATTGTTCCCTCAATTCGATGGCCAGGTCAGGATCGCATTTTACATTGAAGCGGAGTTCTTCTGTATCAAGTGGTAATAACAGGAAGGCTTTGTCGTTCACTTTGAACACGACCACATCCGGACCAAAGGGAAGTGTTTCTTCGGCATTGGGTTTAGACAGGCAGTAGTCACGAATGGTTTCAATATTCATATGCTGATCTTAGAAAAGTTGCTGCAACGAAATTATTTCTTTTGTTGTCAACCTAATATGAAACATCCTTTTCTTATCATCCTTGCTTCGCTCAGCCTGTTTGTTTCCTGCAAAAAGAAATCGGAACTAGGCTATCAATGTAAAACAGACCTTATTTGCCCGGCAGTAGTTTGTGTAGCCTACTGGAGTAACCTTCACTTTACCATTACTGATAAAGCAACAGGCAGAGATCTGTTGTTTGGTTCAAACCCAACGCTTACTGCAGCTGATATTAAATTGTACAGAAAACAAAATTCGCCTTATACCGAAGTGCCTGTGCTGGTTGACAATAACAAAAAGCGTTTGTTCACTTTGCAGGCAAGCGATACCATGGCACTGCAAATTAAGAATGAAGCTCTGCAATATTTGTTGGTGAAAAAGTTTTGTGCTGATGAATGCTGTGCACGAAATGCAGTTGAAGTGAAACATGAAGGAAAATTGCTGATTGCCAATGAAGAAAAGATGATCCGTTTCCGCTATTGATTTCGTTGCTCACTGATTGCACAGATGAACACAGAAAATCTGTGTTCATCTTTTACATCCGTGTCATCTGTGTTTCTATTAACTCAGCTTCTGCATCGCCTCTTTCAACTTTCCTAAAAATTCAGGGATCTCTTCTTTACGGCAGGTACCAACACTCAACCGATACCAGGGAGAAGTTTTGCTTGCACCAAATGCAGTAAACGGAACAATCGCCAGCTTTGCTTCATCTAATAAATATTGTGTTACATCTGCCTGTGTTTGCAAAACAGTACCATCTGCTTTTTTCTTTCCAACCAGGTCTACTTTAATGGTGAGGTAAATGGCGCCTTGCGGAGCAACCACATCAACCAGAAACCCTTCTGTTTTTAATTGCAGCAATCCCTTTGAAATTTCTACAAGACGGTACCTGATCTCCTCTTTAAAGTTGACTAAGTAACGATCAATATTTTCTTTCTGTAATAAATATTTTGCTGTTGCTTTCTGCTCAGCCATTGGCGCCCATGCACCAACATGTGAAAGAATAGCTTTGATTTTTGAAATGATCAATTCCGGACCAACAGACCAACCAACACGAACACCTGTTGCAGCAAACACTTTACTGATACCATCTACAAACACCGTGATCTCTTTCATCTCCGGACGAAGTGTAACAGGATTATAATGTTCGTTTCCACCAAATGTCAACGTCCAATACATCTGATCGAACATCAGGAATAATTTCTTTTCGCCTTCTGCTCTTGATCTGTTTTCTTCAAGGATCATATCGCAGATCTTTTCCAGTTCTTCTTTCGGGAACATGGTACCTGTTGGATTTTGCGGTGTACACAAACACAACAGGGTAGCACCTTTAATATGAGGTTTGATGTCGTTTGCCGTCGGCATGAAATTATTTTCAACTGTTGCCTCGATCAACACATGCTCTGCTTCGGTAAAATGCGCATAGTGATTATTGTTCCAGGAAGGTGCTGCATAAATCACTTTATCGCCCTTATCAACAATGGCACGAAAAATGGCATAAATAAGTGGACGACCACCTGCGGCAATTTGAATTTCATTCACTCCATAATCCAATCCCTCACGGTCTTTTAAAAATTGGGATACACTTTGGCGCAACTCCAGAATACCTTCTGCTGCCGGGTAAGTAGTGAAGTGATGTTTGTATGCTTCAATAATTTCGTCTTCCAGTTCCTGCGGAATAGGAAACACACTGCTGTCGAAATCACCAATAGTGAAATTGTAAATGTGTTCGCCCTGGCGCATACGCTCTTTGATCTGGTTACCCAGTTTTACTATTTCAGAACCTATTAATGTTTCGGCGAGATGAGATAGCTTCATGTGCTTATTTTTTGTATTTCCGTCTTTGGCAGATAGTAATATTGCCTCATGGCATGCCCCGGTGGTGATCCCGGTTGTTAAGCATTGCTGATGGGTATTTCAAACCTGCAATTTTTTTAGAAAGCGCAAAAGTAGTGTAAGACCACGAAAAACAATCAACTGTTCGTTTATTGACAGAATACAAACAGAGCCGTATTCAGTTGCGTTATTCTTCCACACGATCTAAGCACCCATGTTCTTTTTTTAAAATATCATCATATGCATCGGCTTTCTGAAACAGCTGGCGGAATAATAGCTCGCCATTTTCCTGCGAAAGATCAAGGTCGTAGATAATGCGGCTCAACACAATATTCTGGTTCTGGCAACTAAGCACAAGGCCTTTGTTATGGTAGTTCTCTTGTAAAAGATATTGATAGAGCGGTTTTATCTTCATTCCATCTGATGGCAAGAGACAGAGATAAGCATCGCTGGCGATAAAATAATTTTCAGGATTATAACGGATAACAATTTTTGCACTGCCTTCTTTTACACTCCAGATGTTTACTCCTTCACGTGCAAGTTTAATATCCTTACCCAATGCTTTCAGAATATTTTCAATGGTCTTGCTTACTCCAACCGGTTCGTATTCTTCTTTAGGCAATTCGGGAAGTTTTACTTCACTGCCGCAGGAGGGGCAATACTTTCCATTATCAATATTCTCGGGCAAAACCAAAAACTCACAGGCGTGACAACGTGTTGAAGGTTTGCCTTTATAGGGTGCATAAATATCCAATGCCGTACGCAGGTATTGCTCAGGCAAGGCAAAACCAAGATTATCGCCACCACGAATGATAAATGTGTTTACACCAATTACTTCGCCACTCATGTTTACTAACGGGCCGCCACTATTGCCGGGGTTGATAGCTGCATCGATCTGGATATACTTTAATCCTTCACGCACACGATCAACTTTAGAGATCACTCCTTGTGTTGCTGTGTAATTTAGTCCGTACGGATGGCCAATGGCAATCACCGGATCTCCATCTTTCATTCGTATATATTCACCCAGTTTTATTTCAGGCAATTGCACTTGTGCCGGTGCCTGTAAAAAAGCAAGATCATGTTTTCGATCGGTATACCATACACGGCTCAATGCTTTTTCGAACTGTTTACCGGCAATGGTAACTTCAGCGTTGTTATCAACCACATGGTTATTGGTGACGATAAGATCATACTGGCGCAGGTAAAAACCAGTGCCTGTGCCTGCTTGTGTGGCAATTTGTATAATGGTATCCTTAAAGGAATCAACTATCTCGACCGTTGATGGCATTGACTTTTATTTAGTTTTTATTATTAAGATACTTCGGTATTTACAAACTCGATCTCTGCCGTAAACGACAATGTAAAACTGAGAACCGAATCATATTTCAGGTTTTCTGTTTTAAAATTGATCTGCGGATATTTTTCACGCCATGCATCCATAATGCCTGTGATTTTTTGCCCGATCAAATCGCTGTTGAATTTTTGTGTTTTGCTGTTGTACAATTCTTCACTAAAACCAAGATCACGGAAAAAATCAGCATACGACACTTTCATTAAAATAAGATAGAGATCAGTAATGGGCCTTGGCAAACTGAAATTATACTGACAATAACCCAACCCATATTCACTGATCTGCTGCGCCACATATGGGTTATTATTTTCCTTGAACCAAACAGTATTTTGATTCGCACCAAAAATGGAATCAGCAATTATTTTTTGTTGTGTTGGTTGTGTAATGGCAAAACTGTGTTTGCTCCGAAACAGGCAAGGAAACACCTCTTCTTTTGTTTTTGTCATCATCTTCAAAAAACCCTGCAGCATCACTTTGTTCTTTTCACTTGAAGCTTTATCATCTTTTATAAAGAAAACGGCAACAAGATCTTCAAGATCGTACAACAACCGGCTCTCGGGCACAATCAGAAAATCAATTCGATAGGCAAGGTTCAACAACAGGTAAGAAATACCGCCGCTCATTTTATCGGGATCGAGTTGTTCAATTGCCGCTGCTGTATCCCTGATCCATTGAATAAGATAATTGTATTTCACTTCCTTCTCCGCATCAGGGATCTGTTCAATATGTTCTGTATCTATGGGCAACAAGGTTTGAAAATCCTGCAACAACAGATCGTCCTGCTTATCGGCACGGGTGGCTAACTCTTTGAACGCATAGTAAAGTTTATTCGGGTTGGCCGTATTCATCTCCGTATCAAAACACATACAAAGCCTGTCAGCATCCAGTCCGTACCGGCAATAAAAGAGATTAAAATTATGCTCCAGTAAACGACGCATCACCGGCACTGAAGGCTGCGCCATCCGGGCCAACGTTACTTCGGCAGAGAGGTTCTCTCCATTGTAACGCCCACGCACCAACTTACTTCCCTGGTAAAATGTAAATGTTCTTTCTGCTCCGTTTGTTGAGGATTGAACATTCTGCAAAGCGTCGTCCCGCATATAATCAAAGAAGGCTTCAAGGCTCTCATGATAGTTTTTTTCTTTGAAGAGGTTCTCGGCATCGGCCCAGCGTTTTGTTTTATAAGGAGTTTTGTTATTATCGCTGTAACGCCCAAAAGTAATGGGTGGGTTTATTGCTTCCGGGCTTTGTTTTTTCTTGGTCCAGCCAAATAGTTTGTCGAGCATCTTCAATCAATTAATAAGGCCGAATGTACAATGATTTTACTGCAATGTTTTCTCGTTTTACAGTCATCTTTCCGCTGTGCGTAAGGCTTAAAACAAGTTGATAATTTAACCCTTATCTTGCAGGCTCATGAGGCAAAAATGCCTTACCTTCCCCGTTATTAAATTAAGAACAGCGTTATGAAGTTTATCGTTTCGTCATCGGCTTTACTGAAACAACTGCAGCAGATCAATGGTGTAATTAATGCCAACACCGTATTACCCATCCTGGAAGATTTTTTATTTGAGATCAACAAGAACAAGCTCACCGTGGTTGCTACCGACCTGGAAACTGTGATGAAGATCCACATGGACATTGAAGCAAAAGACAATGGCCGTGTTTGTATTCCTGCACGTATCCTGATGGATACATTGAAGAATTTGCCTGATCAACCATTGACCTTTAATATTGACAAGAACTTTGGTATTGAAATTACCAGCGACAGCGGTAAGTATAAAGTGATGGGCGAAAACCCCGACAACTTCCCGAAAGAACCTGTGGCTGATGATACCACTTCCTTCACCACAACTTCCTCAGCATTGGTTACTGCCATCAACAAAACATTGTTTGCGGTAAGTAATGATGATCTGCGTCCTGCAATGACGGGTGTGTATTTCGAACTCGATAAAAAAGGATTGACCTTTGTTGCAACAGATGCACACCGTTTGGTGCGTTACAAGCGTACTGATGTAAGTTGCCCGAAGAGCGAAAACTTCATCGTTCCAAAAAAACCATTGAACTTATTAAAAACAGCATTGCCTGATAATGAAGATGAGATCACACTCTCTTACAACAGCAATCACCTGTTTGTCATTCATGGTACAACTGAGCTTGTCTGCCGTTTGATCGATGCACGTTTCCCTGATTATAAAGTGGTGATCCCTGCTGATAATCCTTACAGCATGATCGCAGGCCGCAACGAATTGGCTGGTGCATTACGCCGTGTAAGCGTGTTCAGTAACAAGAGCACCAACCAGGTTGTGTTGAGCATTGGTGGCAGTTCTTTGCAGTTAGCCGCACAGGATGTTGATTTTAGTTTTGAAGGTAATGAGCGTATGAAATGCCAGTACGATGGAGAAGATATGCAGATCGCTTTCAATGCAAAATTCTTGGTGGAGATGCTGAACGCTGTTGAAACAGACGAAGTGAAAATGGAATTAAGTACGCCAACCAAAGCCGGCCTTATTAAACCAACAGAGCAAAACGAAGGTGAAGATGTGTTGATGCTGGTAATGCCGTTGATGTTGAATCAATAAAGAATACAGAAGCCAATACTAACAATAAAAGTCCCGCTTGCAAGAGCGGGACTTTTTATTAAATTGACAATATGCATAACATTTTAAAAGAGATCTCCGAAAGAGCCATCTTACTAAATGAGTTTGAGTTTCCAGAAGTAAACGTTCAGACTAAATGGTTGGGGACTGATGCTGCCAGTAAAAAGGAAATCGCAAAAACTGAAAAAAGACTTCAAACAAAACTTCCGGATGATTATATAAATTTTATATCCAGCACTAATGGATTTCCTGCGGTTACCAACGTTGGGATTACGTTTCTGCCAATCGAAAAAATTGATTACCTAAAAAATCTTGATGTTTCTTTAATAGAAATATGGTCTGAGTTTGAGGAATTGAAAGAAACAAGTTTGGCGCTAGAGAAATCTATTTTAGTAGGTGGCTTAGAAGAGGAACAATCTTTTTTATTAATTCCTCCTTATGGCAAACATAAAAAATGGCGTTATTGGCATTTTGCTGCATGGAACCCAGGTGAACAGCCCTTTAAAAGCCTCGATGCATATTTTCTACACGAATTAAAGTTTCTTAAAAAGGCAAC is part of the Lacibacter sediminis genome and harbors:
- a CDS encoding type III secretion system chaperone family protein, translated to MLDKLFGWTKKKQSPEAINPPITFGRYSDNNKTPYKTKRWADAENLFKEKNYHESLEAFFDYMRDDALQNVQSSTNGAERTFTFYQGSKLVRGRYNGENLSAEVTLARMAQPSVPVMRRLLEHNFNLFYCRYGLDADRLCMCFDTEMNTANPNKLYYAFKELATRADKQDDLLLQDFQTLLPIDTEHIEQIPDAEKEVKYNYLIQWIRDTAAAIEQLDPDKMSGGISYLLLNLAYRIDFLIVPESRLLYDLEDLVAVFFIKDDKASSEKNKVMLQGFLKMMTKTKEEVFPCLFRSKHSFAITQPTQQKIIADSIFGANQNTVWFKENNNPYVAQQISEYGLGYCQYNFSLPRPITDLYLILMKVSYADFFRDLGFSEELYNSKTQKFNSDLIGQKITGIMDAWREKYPQINFKTENLKYDSVLSFTLSFTAEIEFVNTEVS
- a CDS encoding Gfo/Idh/MocA family protein, producing MNARRKFLQQTTLLAAGGLILPAFESNAFSIFNQRTSPSDQVNIAAIGIKGMGWSNVMAALKIPGVNLVAVCDVDKSVIDKRLDELSKKNVNTSNIKKYGDYKKLLEQKDVDAVIIGTPDHWHALMMIHACEAGKDVYVEKPVGNSIVECTRMVAAQKRYNKIVQAGQWQRSQQHFKDAVDFVHSGQLGNIRTAKVWCYQGWMKPGPVVPDSAPPEGVDYKQWLGPAKIRPFNSSRFHFNFRWFWDYAGGLMTDWGVHLLDYALIGMKADLPISIAGLGGKFAYPDLYEETPDTLTTLYEFDKFNMVWDSAMGIDNGSYGRDHGIAFIGNNGTLILNRGGWEVIEERQSKSKVIMPLQKSADNGLDKHWVNFIAAVKSRKAEDLHCSIQAGAHVATVAQMGNISFRSGKKLLWNKAKGTFTDEAINQQYLLSKYHNGYELPKV
- the dnaN gene encoding DNA polymerase III subunit beta, translated to MKFIVSSSALLKQLQQINGVINANTVLPILEDFLFEINKNKLTVVATDLETVMKIHMDIEAKDNGRVCIPARILMDTLKNLPDQPLTFNIDKNFGIEITSDSGKYKVMGENPDNFPKEPVADDTTSFTTTSSALVTAINKTLFAVSNDDLRPAMTGVYFELDKKGLTFVATDAHRLVRYKRTDVSCPKSENFIVPKKPLNLLKTALPDNEDEITLSYNSNHLFVIHGTTELVCRLIDARFPDYKVVIPADNPYSMIAGRNELAGALRRVSVFSNKSTNQVVLSIGGSSLQLAAQDVDFSFEGNERMKCQYDGEDMQIAFNAKFLVEMLNAVETDEVKMELSTPTKAGLIKPTEQNEGEDVLMLVMPLMLNQ
- a CDS encoding MmcQ/YjbR family DNA-binding protein encodes the protein MNIETIRDYCLSKPNAEETLPFGPDVVVFKVNDKAFLLLPLDTEELRFNVKCDPDLAIELREQYSCVLPGWHMNKKHWNTIVVDGTVPSKLIREWIDHSYELVNKKKK
- a CDS encoding trypsin-like peptidase domain-containing protein; the encoded protein is MPSTVEIVDSFKDTIIQIATQAGTGTGFYLRQYDLIVTNNHVVDNNAEVTIAGKQFEKALSRVWYTDRKHDLAFLQAPAQVQLPEIKLGEYIRMKDGDPVIAIGHPYGLNYTATQGVISKVDRVREGLKYIQIDAAINPGNSGGPLVNMSGEVIGVNTFIIRGGDNLGFALPEQYLRTALDIYAPYKGKPSTRCHACEFLVLPENIDNGKYCPSCGSEVKLPELPKEEYEPVGVSKTIENILKALGKDIKLAREGVNIWSVKEGSAKIVIRYNPENYFIASDAYLCLLPSDGMKIKPLYQYLLQENYHNKGLVLSCQNQNIVLSRIIYDLDLSQENGELLFRQLFQKADAYDDILKKEHGCLDRVEE
- a CDS encoding pyridoxal phosphate-dependent aminotransferase — encoded protein: MKLSHLAETLIGSEIVKLGNQIKERMRQGEHIYNFTIGDFDSSVFPIPQELEDEIIEAYKHHFTTYPAAEGILELRQSVSQFLKDREGLDYGVNEIQIAAGGRPLIYAIFRAIVDKGDKVIYAAPSWNNNHYAHFTEAEHVLIEATVENNFMPTANDIKPHIKGATLLCLCTPQNPTGTMFPKEELEKICDMILEENRSRAEGEKKLFLMFDQMYWTLTFGGNEHYNPVTLRPEMKEITVFVDGISKVFAATGVRVGWSVGPELIISKIKAILSHVGAWAPMAEQKATAKYLLQKENIDRYLVNFKEEIRYRLVEISKGLLQLKTEGFLVDVVAPQGAIYLTIKVDLVGKKKADGTVLQTQADVTQYLLDEAKLAIVPFTAFGASKTSPWYRLSVGTCRKEEIPEFLGKLKEAMQKLS